The proteins below come from a single Corynebacterium glyciniphilum AJ 3170 genomic window:
- a CDS encoding 3-isopropylmalate dehydrogenase, with product MKLAVIAGDGIGTEVTAEALKVLEAVTGDETVDVTDFDLGARRYLRNGELLTDADLASLRDHDAILLGAIGDPRTVPAGVLERGLLLPLRFTLDHAVNLRPAKLYPGSSSPLAHPGEIDFVVVREGTEGLYCGNGGTLRVGTDHEVASEVSQNTWYGVERVVRDAFGRAQERTGKLTLVHKTNVLVNAGGLWARAVETVGAEFPDVTVDYCHIDAATIYMVTDPGRFDVIVTDNLFGDILTDLAGAVTGGIGLAASGNIDPSRRSPSMFEPVHGSAPDIAGQGIADPCAAILSVALLLRHLAGDEGENAELRNTQADAIEAAVLTEAGSRDGSPVRTVDVGDRVAAAVR from the coding sequence GACTGTCGACGTCACGGATTTTGATCTCGGGGCGCGTCGATACCTGCGCAACGGCGAGCTTCTCACTGATGCAGACCTCGCCTCACTGCGCGACCACGATGCGATCCTCCTGGGGGCCATCGGTGATCCGCGTACAGTACCTGCCGGGGTACTGGAGCGCGGGTTGCTCCTGCCGCTGCGTTTCACTCTCGATCACGCGGTGAACCTGCGTCCGGCGAAGCTCTATCCGGGGTCGTCCTCTCCGCTGGCGCATCCCGGTGAGATCGACTTCGTGGTCGTCCGCGAAGGCACCGAGGGGTTGTACTGCGGTAACGGCGGCACGCTGCGGGTGGGAACCGACCACGAGGTGGCCAGTGAAGTCAGCCAGAACACCTGGTACGGGGTGGAGCGGGTCGTGCGTGACGCATTCGGTAGGGCACAGGAGCGGACGGGCAAGCTGACGCTGGTGCACAAGACCAATGTGCTGGTCAACGCAGGTGGCCTGTGGGCTCGTGCAGTGGAAACCGTGGGTGCGGAGTTCCCGGACGTGACGGTCGACTACTGTCACATCGACGCAGCCACGATCTACATGGTCACTGACCCGGGCAGGTTCGACGTCATCGTCACCGACAACCTCTTCGGCGACATCCTCACGGACCTGGCGGGTGCGGTCACCGGGGGTATCGGTCTGGCCGCGTCGGGAAACATCGACCCGTCACGCCGCAGTCCCTCGATGTTCGAGCCCGTGCACGGTTCCGCGCCCGACATCGCAGGGCAGGGGATCGCGGACCCCTGTGCGGCGATTCTGTCGGTCGCGCTGCTACTGCGGCACCTGGCCGGCGACGAGGGCGAGAACGCGGAACTGCGGAACACCCAGGCGGATGCGATCGAGGCCGCGGTCCTCACAGAGGCAGGCTCCCGTGACGGCTCCCCGGTGCGCACGGTGGACGTGGGCGACCGGGTGGCAGCGGCGGTCCGGTAA
- a CDS encoding response regulator transcription factor, with the protein MNILLAEDTSLLREGLAGLLRAAGHEVTAVADADALITDARDQRPDLIVSDVRMPPTMSDDGLAAVHRLRKELTESGDILPAVMLSQYVAAAYLDDLLDHGGFGYLLKERVADVNDFLTAIASVAEGGTVVDPEVVKALVSARHSGIEDLTDREREVLEHMAAGHSNTQIGEKLFLSAGAVSKHVANVFMKLGMAPSDENRRVRAVLTWLRHSGR; encoded by the coding sequence ATGAACATCCTTCTCGCTGAAGACACGTCCTTGCTCAGGGAAGGCCTGGCCGGCCTGCTTCGTGCGGCTGGACATGAGGTGACTGCCGTGGCAGACGCTGATGCCCTGATCACCGATGCCCGCGACCAGCGACCCGATCTCATCGTCAGTGACGTCCGGATGCCACCGACGATGTCTGACGACGGGCTCGCCGCTGTCCACCGACTCCGCAAGGAGTTGACGGAATCCGGCGACATACTGCCGGCGGTGATGCTCTCGCAGTACGTCGCAGCGGCTTACCTTGATGACTTGCTGGACCACGGGGGCTTCGGTTACCTGCTCAAGGAACGTGTTGCGGACGTCAATGACTTCCTCACGGCGATTGCCAGCGTCGCCGAAGGCGGTACCGTCGTCGATCCGGAGGTGGTCAAGGCTCTGGTGAGTGCGCGACACAGCGGTATCGAGGATCTCACGGACCGCGAACGTGAAGTCCTCGAGCACATGGCCGCCGGGCATTCAAACACGCAGATCGGCGAAAAGCTCTTCCTGTCCGCTGGTGCGGTGAGCAAACACGTCGCCAATGTCTTCATGAAGTTGGGCATGGCGCCGTCAGACGAGAATCGTCGGGTACGTGCCGTCCTGACGTGGCTGCGGCACTCCGGACGCTGA
- a CDS encoding sensor histidine kinase has translation MAFIPGLVATVILLPWLPLSARVADLVGRLAARWMKVRVPRRRANRWFDWPQAMELLAQLLLAFAAFALVVALGTITVFLAVIPFFYRNSVGGNLSFGFWETGWAPAVFTVCWTLTICGALLLLYASWLITGCSVASAVLSNTTTSEEVAELTRSRAVLADAFTGERHRIERELHDGPQQYLTALQLNVATVELTAGNGGDITRELENIKVNARRALDALRTTVRGIYPQVLADRGLHEALQELVAHSGIDGEVVDLRTVATEQLTDTSALLLYHCSAEGMTNAVRHAHADELRIRLKNERDSTVLSIDDNGVGLDDDSPLMSTSGTSGTGLAGLRERAAALGGTVTLTPSPADNWTTRLEMTLP, from the coding sequence GTGGCTTTCATCCCGGGACTTGTGGCGACGGTGATCCTTCTCCCCTGGCTGCCACTGAGCGCCAGAGTGGCGGACCTGGTCGGACGGCTCGCCGCCCGGTGGATGAAGGTACGGGTACCGCGACGACGGGCGAACCGCTGGTTCGACTGGCCGCAGGCAATGGAGCTCCTTGCGCAATTGCTTCTCGCGTTCGCGGCTTTCGCCCTGGTGGTCGCGCTCGGCACCATCACCGTCTTCCTCGCGGTGATTCCGTTCTTCTACCGCAACTCGGTCGGAGGGAACCTCTCATTCGGGTTCTGGGAGACCGGCTGGGCACCTGCAGTGTTCACCGTGTGCTGGACCCTGACCATCTGCGGCGCGCTGTTGCTTCTCTATGCCTCGTGGCTGATCACCGGCTGCTCTGTCGCATCCGCCGTCCTGTCCAACACCACCACGTCGGAAGAAGTTGCTGAGCTTACCCGGTCCCGCGCGGTCCTGGCTGATGCATTCACCGGTGAGCGACACCGGATCGAACGGGAGCTTCACGACGGCCCGCAACAGTACCTGACTGCTCTGCAACTCAACGTTGCGACCGTCGAACTGACGGCGGGAAACGGCGGAGACATCACCCGCGAACTGGAGAACATCAAGGTCAACGCCAGACGGGCTCTCGATGCACTCCGGACGACTGTGCGTGGAATCTACCCGCAAGTTCTGGCTGACAGAGGTTTGCATGAAGCCCTGCAGGAACTCGTCGCCCACTCCGGCATCGACGGTGAGGTCGTCGACCTGCGGACGGTCGCGACAGAACAACTCACGGACACCTCGGCGCTCCTGCTCTACCACTGCTCCGCCGAGGGGATGACGAATGCGGTACGGCACGCGCATGCCGATGAACTCCGGATCAGGTTAAAGAACGAGCGGGACTCCACGGTACTCAGCATCGACGACAACGGTGTTGGCCTCGATGACGACTCTCCTCTGATGTCCACCAGCGGCACCAGCGGTACCGGTCTGGCCGGGCTCCGGGAACGGGCTGCCGCACTCGGAGGCACCGTGACACTCACACCGTCCCCTGCGGACAACTGGACAACCCGACTGGAGATGACACTGCCATGA
- a CDS encoding ABC transporter ATP-binding protein, whose product MDNHITCTELTKRFGSRTVIDRLSVTARVGEVTALVGPSGAGKTTLLNMMAGLDRPTSGVVSSPGRRTRSFIFQDFNLLDSMNARDNALLTRRLVGKRVRKKDVDTVFGRLGIDGLQRHFPHQLSGGQQQRVAVARVLIAETPYIFADEPTAALDPASTSVVLQSLRAAADSGVAVVMVSHQRDNLRIVDRTVDVVNGSTARVRS is encoded by the coding sequence ATGGACAATCACATAACGTGCACTGAGTTGACCAAACGCTTCGGCTCCCGGACCGTCATCGACCGACTGTCAGTCACCGCGAGAGTCGGCGAGGTCACAGCGCTTGTCGGACCGTCTGGCGCAGGAAAGACCACGCTGTTGAATATGATGGCAGGACTGGACCGGCCGACGTCCGGCGTGGTTTCTTCTCCTGGAAGGCGGACACGGAGCTTCATCTTCCAGGATTTCAATCTGCTGGACTCCATGAACGCCCGTGACAATGCATTGCTCACGCGACGCCTTGTGGGGAAAAGGGTGCGGAAGAAAGATGTGGACACCGTCTTCGGCAGGCTCGGAATCGACGGTCTGCAGCGGCACTTTCCTCATCAGTTGTCGGGGGGCCAACAGCAGAGGGTGGCGGTCGCCAGGGTTCTGATAGCCGAGACCCCTTATATTTTCGCTGATGAACCGACGGCTGCGCTGGATCCTGCGAGTACGTCAGTAGTACTGCAGAGTCTGCGTGCGGCGGCAGACTCCGGCGTGGCTGTCGTCATGGTGTCACACCAGCGGGACAATCTGCGGATTGTCGACCGCACGGTGGACGTGGTCAACGGTTCGACCGCCCGGGTCAGGTCCTGA
- a CDS encoding FtsX-like permease family protein: MVSAILTTAWSDVRATRYSWFAVAVTLAAAGAATAYSLAFLIDGEQGAAEVGGTLLGFALIGTVCATTSITGLVVNERRRTYARWKLVGMSGAAAFTVVMVQVLTVTMIAVVPGTLLACPLVPWAAGYFAVQGAPLGDPDVGLDVIVIAVAICMGAVVLGSVGKVLAVSRVRPVAALRTAVAPTARPGILATAWSLMMAVALVMFLTSDEIHEEGAVLGVQVIVLLTVLPVTGWLSLALLHWTRLLHIFGPSARVAAGGSRIRSAFTNAQVLPWFLLAGLIVGIGSPMMVLVRADGAELTGAELLVPMLAPAVIPPLAAGIASILVLSPRMRTDVRVLIGAGAGRRHLLGVIGWESLVVVVSAGMLTLAVTVPGIAVANAVYRGEPWPPNWWTDILWVPFGVIAGAMWLLISAVSFLMRPTLHEKGGGASSRHRLSPLNSRAVLPHSG, from the coding sequence ATGGTCAGCGCCATCCTGACGACAGCGTGGTCCGATGTCCGTGCCACCCGGTACTCCTGGTTCGCTGTGGCGGTCACGTTGGCGGCTGCGGGGGCAGCTACGGCGTATTCGTTGGCGTTCCTCATTGACGGCGAGCAAGGCGCCGCAGAAGTCGGGGGCACACTTCTCGGTTTTGCGCTGATCGGGACGGTCTGTGCGACGACGTCCATCACCGGACTCGTCGTGAATGAGCGTCGACGCACCTACGCCCGGTGGAAACTGGTGGGGATGTCAGGTGCAGCTGCGTTCACAGTGGTGATGGTCCAGGTACTCACGGTCACGATGATTGCAGTAGTCCCGGGAACATTGCTGGCTTGTCCACTGGTCCCGTGGGCCGCAGGCTACTTCGCAGTTCAGGGAGCCCCGCTCGGTGACCCGGACGTCGGACTCGACGTCATCGTCATCGCTGTCGCCATCTGCATGGGCGCAGTTGTCCTGGGGAGCGTAGGCAAAGTGTTGGCGGTGTCCCGGGTGCGCCCGGTCGCTGCGCTGCGAACGGCGGTCGCCCCCACAGCCCGGCCTGGAATCCTCGCCACCGCCTGGAGTCTCATGATGGCAGTTGCGTTGGTCATGTTTCTCACGTCGGATGAAATCCACGAAGAGGGTGCGGTGCTCGGCGTCCAGGTCATCGTCCTGCTGACTGTTCTCCCCGTGACCGGATGGCTGTCTCTGGCGTTGCTGCACTGGACCAGGCTGCTCCACATCTTCGGACCGTCCGCGAGGGTGGCCGCAGGTGGCTCACGGATTCGTTCAGCGTTCACGAACGCCCAGGTACTACCGTGGTTTCTCCTGGCGGGACTGATCGTCGGTATCGGGTCACCGATGATGGTGTTGGTACGGGCCGATGGAGCGGAGTTGACGGGGGCGGAACTTCTCGTGCCGATGCTGGCGCCGGCAGTCATACCACCGTTGGCCGCCGGAATCGCGTCAATACTGGTGCTGAGTCCGAGGATGAGGACCGATGTCCGCGTACTGATCGGTGCAGGCGCGGGAAGACGGCATCTTCTCGGGGTGATCGGGTGGGAGTCCCTCGTGGTGGTGGTCAGCGCGGGGATGCTGACATTGGCCGTCACCGTTCCCGGAATCGCGGTGGCGAATGCGGTGTACAGAGGTGAACCATGGCCCCCGAACTGGTGGACAGATATTCTGTGGGTACCTTTCGGAGTCATAGCCGGGGCAATGTGGCTTCTTATCTCGGCTGTGTCCTTCCTGATGCGACCGACATTGCATGAGAAAGGGGGTGGAGCCAGCTCCCGTCATCGTCTGAGCCCCTTAAACTCCAGGGCGGTTCTCCCGCACAGTGGATGA
- a CDS encoding NADPH-dependent 2,4-dienoyl-CoA reductase: protein MTTPTTPTPPPYPHLFRPLTIGGLTLPNRSVMGSMHTGLEDRIWHADQLGEFYAERARGGVGLIVTGGITPTRSGDLMPFGGRMATPLAVLHHRRITDAVHREGGRIAMQILHAGRYGVTPFKAAPGTEPSPIHPFKHIRMTEGMIRRTIRSYGRAARLARKAGYDAVEIMGGEGYLINQFLCPHTNDRTDRWGGSTANRQRFLVEVIDEIRRQVPRDFPVILRQSIADFVKNGQTFDEIALMSRRAERHGVDAINTDIGWHEARVPTIVTSVPRAAFVKFTERLRDEVSIPLIASNRINTPEVAEGILANGKVDAVSMARPLLADPHFMSKAKEDRADEINTCIGCNQACLDHAFVGKPISCLVNPRAGRETKLVLSPTRHAKKVAVVGAGPAGLSAAVSAAERGHQVELFEARDSIGGQFSIAARIPGKEEFHETIRYFSTQLDKLGVTVHLNTHASASDLADGGFDHVIISSGVIPRVPAIEGVDHPSVMTYAEAVRGEREIGGTVAVMGAGGIGFDVSEFLTTPTGPDSPAVNLKEWEQEWGVDDDPAAVGALTKPRPAEPLRQVYMVQRKASRQGKTLGKTTGWVHRAAVKMKKVEQISGATYEKIDDDGLHLAFYDEKDGTRTLTGRRVLNVDSIVLCTGQESVTDLVEPLREAGITFDVVGGADLAAELDAKRAILQGTEAAAAIA from the coding sequence GTGACGACACCGACGACGCCGACCCCTCCCCCGTACCCTCATCTCTTCCGACCATTGACCATCGGTGGGCTGACTCTCCCCAACCGTTCGGTGATGGGGTCGATGCACACCGGTCTCGAGGACCGGATCTGGCACGCCGACCAGCTCGGCGAGTTCTATGCGGAGCGGGCCCGTGGTGGTGTGGGGCTCATCGTCACCGGTGGTATCACCCCGACGCGCAGCGGTGACCTGATGCCCTTCGGCGGCCGGATGGCCACTCCCCTGGCGGTTCTGCACCACCGACGGATCACCGACGCCGTCCATCGCGAAGGTGGACGGATCGCGATGCAGATCCTGCATGCCGGACGTTACGGCGTAACCCCCTTCAAGGCTGCCCCGGGCACGGAGCCGTCCCCCATTCACCCGTTCAAGCACATCCGGATGACCGAGGGGATGATTCGGCGCACGATCCGGTCCTACGGGCGTGCCGCACGGCTCGCCCGGAAAGCCGGCTACGACGCCGTCGAGATCATGGGCGGCGAGGGGTACCTCATCAATCAGTTCCTGTGCCCCCACACCAATGACCGGACTGACCGCTGGGGTGGGTCCACCGCCAACCGCCAGCGCTTCCTCGTTGAGGTCATCGACGAGATCCGACGTCAGGTTCCCCGGGATTTTCCGGTGATCCTGCGTCAGTCCATCGCCGACTTCGTCAAGAACGGCCAGACGTTCGATGAGATCGCACTGATGTCCCGACGGGCCGAACGCCACGGCGTCGATGCGATCAACACCGACATCGGGTGGCATGAGGCGCGTGTCCCGACCATCGTCACCTCGGTTCCCCGGGCGGCTTTCGTGAAGTTCACGGAGCGTCTGCGCGATGAGGTGTCGATCCCGCTGATCGCATCGAACCGCATCAACACCCCGGAGGTCGCCGAGGGCATCCTGGCCAACGGCAAGGTCGATGCGGTGTCAATGGCGCGCCCGTTGCTGGCCGACCCTCACTTCATGTCCAAGGCGAAGGAGGACCGTGCCGACGAGATCAACACCTGCATCGGTTGCAATCAGGCCTGCCTGGACCACGCATTTGTCGGAAAACCCATCTCCTGTCTGGTCAACCCGCGGGCCGGACGGGAGACGAAGCTGGTGCTCTCCCCGACGAGGCACGCGAAAAAGGTCGCTGTCGTCGGTGCCGGACCTGCGGGGCTGTCGGCGGCGGTGTCCGCTGCCGAGCGTGGCCACCAGGTTGAGTTGTTTGAGGCGCGTGACAGTATCGGCGGCCAGTTCTCCATCGCTGCCCGGATCCCCGGTAAAGAAGAGTTCCACGAGACGATCCGGTACTTCTCCACACAGCTCGACAAGCTCGGTGTCACGGTCCATCTCAACACCCACGCGTCGGCGTCCGATCTGGCGGACGGCGGATTCGACCACGTGATCATCTCCTCGGGGGTCATCCCCCGGGTACCTGCGATCGAAGGGGTGGACCACCCCAGCGTGATGACCTATGCCGAGGCCGTGCGTGGCGAACGCGAGATTGGCGGCACGGTTGCCGTGATGGGTGCCGGCGGCATCGGTTTCGACGTGTCCGAGTTTCTCACCACACCGACCGGCCCGGACTCCCCCGCGGTGAACCTGAAGGAGTGGGAGCAGGAGTGGGGCGTCGACGATGACCCGGCCGCTGTCGGCGCGTTGACGAAACCTCGCCCCGCGGAGCCGTTACGTCAGGTCTACATGGTGCAGCGCAAGGCCTCGCGCCAGGGTAAGACGCTGGGAAAGACCACAGGCTGGGTCCACCGCGCCGCCGTGAAGATGAAGAAGGTCGAACAGATCAGCGGTGCCACCTACGAGAAGATCGACGACGACGGTCTGCATCTGGCCTTCTACGACGAGAAGGACGGCACCCGCACACTGACCGGACGTCGGGTACTCAACGTCGACTCCATCGTCCTGTGCACCGGTCAGGAATCGGTCACCGATCTCGTCGAACCGCTCCGTGAGGCCGGTATCACCTTCGACGTCGTCGGCGGCGCCGACCTCGCCGCTGAACTCGACGCCAAGCGGGCGATCCTGCAGGGGACGGAGGCCGCCGCAGCCATCGCCTGA
- a CDS encoding PadR family transcriptional regulator, producing the protein MALEHAIMISLAERPGTGYELGRQFATSLGHFWPATRQQIYRTLARLHDDGLVTCRDVAQDGRPDKKIYTLSPAGRTALRSWISDPSELMKIRDDLSVKIRGAEHGDLDDLLADIGRHRDAHEERLRLYRSYERTQFPEVAEAAEAADSPDVPGSPGATGTGRALTGRRLHQHLVLRLGIRLEDSFVDWCTEVFDALTHDDREGQ; encoded by the coding sequence ATGGCACTGGAACACGCGATCATGATCTCCCTGGCCGAGAGGCCGGGAACCGGTTATGAGCTGGGACGACAGTTCGCCACATCCTTGGGCCACTTCTGGCCCGCAACCCGACAGCAGATCTACCGCACCCTGGCCCGGCTGCACGACGACGGACTGGTGACATGTCGCGATGTCGCCCAGGACGGCAGGCCGGACAAGAAGATCTACACCCTCTCCCCCGCAGGCAGGACGGCTCTACGCTCCTGGATCTCCGATCCTTCCGAGCTGATGAAGATCCGCGACGACCTGTCGGTGAAGATCCGCGGCGCCGAACACGGAGACCTCGACGACCTCCTCGCCGATATCGGGAGACACCGCGACGCCCACGAAGAACGGCTCCGGCTTTACCGCAGCTACGAGCGCACCCAGTTCCCTGAAGTCGCTGAAGCCGCTGAAGCCGCTGACTCCCCCGACGTCCCCGGCTCCCCCGGCGCGACGGGGACAGGCAGGGCCCTCACCGGACGCCGGCTGCACCAGCACCTGGTCCTCCGCCTCGGCATCCGGCTCGAGGACAGCTTCGTGGACTGGTGCACCGAAGTATTCGACGCCCTCACACACGACGACCGAGAAGGACAGTGA
- a CDS encoding putative nucleotidyltransferase substrate binding domain-containing protein, with translation MSVELDEVRRFLSGHEPFSHLPDEELDSLPGKMEIIYVRRGETVITAGQPNDTLYIIRSGAVDVLDSQDVLLDRRGTGRFFGHSTIVTKGGFGVEPGPSRYTMIAVEDSLLLTMAREEVRGLIERNPEVARYFAGVSERIRVAAERLSVRSGSDALRTRVAELVDRDPVSVGCEATVREAARLMSDNGISCLPVISDTADTADTAETFGLPPVSGNELVGIITDRDLRTRVIAEGVSTDTPVSDIMTRDPFSTTADTTAFEAMLMMSEQGVHHLPVVGGLDSGGDGVTGVISASDIMRALRNDPIYLTADLAKATDTEQMRSIFNDTAEMTSGFISRGASAEEVSEILTVGLDSLARRLLVLAEEKLGPPPVPYAFIVIGSQARRAVGFSSDQDNGLVLHNSYDEDLHGEYFAELGRLVCVGLGEAGQRLCPGDMMAMNPAWRMTVDQWKDSFHTWVTAPNPDALLHAQTFFDMRPIYGARELADQVHRYSVALARSSSRFHARLAALVARKETPLGIFRGLVVQRGGDYRNTLDVKAGGTAPIVQIARLYALMGGVKAVGTHQRLAQAASTGVLTQKAARDLTEAFNFLKALSLRHQASQLRSGAEANYRIDPDSLGKLDRENLRDAFGIIKGIQTSLAVKYPVRNT, from the coding sequence ATGAGTGTGGAACTTGATGAGGTCCGGAGGTTCCTCAGCGGGCACGAGCCATTCAGTCATCTCCCGGACGAGGAACTGGACTCTCTGCCCGGCAAGATGGAGATCATCTACGTCCGACGCGGGGAGACCGTCATCACCGCCGGACAGCCGAACGACACCCTGTACATCATCCGTTCGGGCGCTGTCGACGTCCTCGACAGCCAGGACGTGCTGCTGGACAGACGGGGGACCGGGCGGTTCTTCGGCCATTCCACCATCGTGACCAAGGGAGGGTTCGGTGTTGAACCCGGGCCGTCGCGCTACACGATGATCGCGGTCGAGGACAGTCTTCTGCTGACGATGGCACGCGAGGAAGTCCGTGGGCTGATCGAACGGAACCCCGAAGTCGCCCGTTACTTCGCCGGCGTCTCGGAACGGATCAGGGTCGCCGCAGAGCGGCTCAGCGTGCGTTCTGGCTCAGATGCGCTACGTACCAGGGTTGCCGAGCTGGTCGACCGCGACCCGGTATCCGTGGGGTGTGAGGCGACGGTGCGCGAGGCAGCCCGGTTGATGAGTGACAACGGGATCTCCTGTCTTCCCGTCATCTCCGACACGGCAGACACGGCAGACACGGCAGAGACCTTCGGGCTTCCGCCGGTGTCCGGCAACGAGCTGGTGGGAATCATTACTGACCGTGACCTACGCACGCGGGTCATCGCCGAGGGAGTGTCCACGGATACCCCGGTGTCGGACATCATGACGCGAGATCCGTTCTCCACGACTGCGGACACCACGGCGTTCGAGGCGATGCTGATGATGAGTGAGCAGGGTGTCCACCACCTACCCGTCGTCGGAGGACTCGACAGCGGTGGCGACGGGGTCACCGGTGTGATCTCGGCATCGGACATTATGCGTGCACTGCGCAACGACCCGATCTATCTCACCGCAGACCTGGCGAAAGCCACCGACACCGAGCAGATGCGCAGCATCTTCAACGATACCGCTGAGATGACCAGCGGGTTCATCAGTCGTGGAGCATCGGCTGAGGAGGTTAGTGAGATCCTGACCGTCGGCCTGGATTCTCTGGCACGTCGCCTCCTGGTTCTGGCGGAGGAGAAGCTCGGCCCGCCGCCGGTACCCTACGCCTTCATCGTGATCGGTTCCCAGGCCCGTCGCGCTGTCGGTTTCTCCTCGGACCAGGACAACGGCCTGGTCCTCCACAACTCCTACGACGAGGACCTCCACGGGGAGTACTTCGCCGAACTCGGGCGGTTGGTCTGCGTCGGCCTGGGGGAGGCGGGGCAGCGCCTGTGCCCGGGCGACATGATGGCGATGAACCCGGCGTGGAGGATGACGGTGGACCAGTGGAAGGATTCCTTCCACACTTGGGTCACCGCCCCGAACCCCGACGCACTGCTGCATGCGCAGACCTTCTTCGATATGCGTCCGATCTACGGGGCCCGCGAACTTGCCGACCAGGTCCACCGCTATTCAGTGGCGTTGGCGCGCAGTTCCTCCCGGTTCCACGCCCGCCTGGCTGCCCTGGTGGCCCGGAAGGAGACCCCGCTGGGCATCTTCCGTGGTCTTGTCGTCCAACGCGGCGGTGACTACCGCAATACCCTCGACGTCAAAGCAGGTGGCACCGCTCCGATCGTCCAGATCGCGCGGTTATACGCCCTGATGGGTGGGGTCAAAGCGGTGGGGACTCATCAGCGGCTCGCCCAGGCGGCATCCACCGGGGTCCTCACTCAGAAGGCCGCCCGCGATCTGACGGAAGCCTTCAACTTCCTCAAAGCACTGTCCCTGCGGCACCAGGCCAGCCAACTCCGGAGCGGCGCTGAGGCGAACTACCGGATCGACCCGGATTCGTTGGGCAAACTGGACCGGGAGAACCTCCGCGACGCCTTCGGCATCATCAAGGGCATCCAGACCTCGCTGGCAGTCAAGTATCCGGTGAGGAACACATGA
- a CDS encoding exonuclease domain-containing protein, producing the protein MNLLRRLWEKRRATGALADFYAVAGPAGSTSLDDLPVLAVDVEATGLDLATDRLLSIGWVPMDGRRIVLSGAREVVISGAKDDGGGVGQSATVHGLTDDMVDAGMPLAEALGELLAALQGRVMLAHFSMIEEDFLSAACRSVFGAGLVVPTLDTYALERRRMERDSVQPRGEDLRLPRIRDRYGLPSYPPHRAVTDALSCAELFLAMTSPANGRSPYSTLRSAQV; encoded by the coding sequence ATGAACCTGCTGCGCAGACTGTGGGAGAAGCGTCGGGCCACCGGGGCGCTCGCGGATTTCTACGCGGTGGCCGGACCCGCCGGTTCGACGTCACTGGATGACCTTCCCGTGCTCGCCGTCGATGTCGAGGCCACCGGACTTGACCTGGCCACCGACCGGCTGTTGTCGATCGGCTGGGTACCGATGGATGGACGCAGGATCGTCCTGTCGGGTGCTCGGGAGGTGGTCATTTCCGGTGCGAAGGACGACGGTGGCGGTGTCGGGCAGTCCGCCACGGTGCACGGTCTCACCGATGACATGGTCGATGCCGGCATGCCGCTGGCGGAGGCTCTCGGAGAACTGCTTGCAGCACTGCAGGGACGGGTGATGCTGGCGCACTTCTCCATGATCGAGGAAGATTTCCTCTCCGCGGCGTGCCGGTCCGTCTTCGGCGCGGGGCTGGTCGTCCCGACCCTGGACACCTACGCGCTGGAGCGGCGACGGATGGAACGGGACTCCGTCCAGCCCCGGGGTGAGGACCTGCGTCTGCCGCGGATCCGGGACCGTTACGGGCTGCCGTCCTACCCGCCGCACCGGGCGGTCACGGACGCGCTGTCCTGTGCGGAGCTGTTTCTCGCGATGACCTCGCCGGCGAACGGCCGGTCACCCTATTCGACGTTGAGGTCCGCACAAGTATAG